In a single window of the Nicotiana tomentosiformis chromosome 10, ASM39032v3, whole genome shotgun sequence genome:
- the LOC108948637 gene encoding uncharacterized protein isoform X3: MSATQGTGMIDKNFIVLEKEHMQIDIPLPPSTHQVKQYIQKVEARMGREPTPRSLCSSLGISKNEVGIYPNQRTQTSSKSTRSNFTMSSDQEMRTMDKNSLVLEKEHMQTNISLPPSTDQVMQHFQTVETAVGSSSNPAKVKRVRGRNKCKEVASLEVGQKLKVTFYNNRTVGTNSKLFSRHLGRIVRDRNMCPLGVSSWNDITEEKLNHM, encoded by the exons ATGTCTGCTACTCAAGGAACAGGAATGATAGATAAAAATTTCATCGTTCTTGAGAAAGAGCATATGCAAATTGATATTCCATTGCCTCCATCTACCCACCAAGTTAAGCAATACATCCAAAAAGTTGAAGCAA GGATGGGACGGGAGCCAACGCCTAGATCTTTGTGCTCCTCTTTAGGGATTTCTAAAAATGAGGTGGGAATTTATCCTAATCAACGTACGCAAACTTCTTCTAAAAGTACAAGATCAAATTTTACTATGTCTTCTGATCAAGAAATGCGAACAATGGATAAAAACTCCTTGGTTCTTGAGAAAGAGCATATGCAAACCAATATTTCATTGCCACCATCTACTGATCAAGTTATGCAGCACTTCCAAACAGTTGAAACAG CTGTAGGTTCTTCATCTAATCCTGCAAAGGTAAAAAGAGTTCGAGGGAGGAACAAGTGTAAAGAAGTTGCATCACTTGAAGTCGGACAAAAGCTGAAAGTAACCTTTTACAATAATCGAACGGTTGGAACAAATAGCAAACTGTTTTCGAGGCACTTGGGAAGAATCGTTCGTGACCGTAATATGTGTCCTTTGGGAGTATCATCGTGGAATGATATTACGGAAGAAAAGTTGAATCACATGTGA
- the LOC108948637 gene encoding uncharacterized protein isoform X1, with protein sequence MSATQGTGMIDKNFIVLEKEHMQIDIPLPPSTHQVKQYIQKVEASSIGMGREPTPRSLCSSLGISKNEVGIYPNQRTQTSSKSTRSNFTMSSDQEMRTMDKNSLVLEKEHMQTNISLPPSTDQVMQHFQTVETAVGSSSNPAKVKRVRGRNKCKEVASLEVGQKLKVTFYNNRTVGTNSKLFSRHLGRIVRDRNMCPLGVSSWNDITEEKLNHM encoded by the exons ATGTCTGCTACTCAAGGAACAGGAATGATAGATAAAAATTTCATCGTTCTTGAGAAAGAGCATATGCAAATTGATATTCCATTGCCTCCATCTACCCACCAAGTTAAGCAATACATCCAAAAAGTTGAAGCAA GTTCTATAGGGATGGGACGGGAGCCAACGCCTAGATCTTTGTGCTCCTCTTTAGGGATTTCTAAAAATGAGGTGGGAATTTATCCTAATCAACGTACGCAAACTTCTTCTAAAAGTACAAGATCAAATTTTACTATGTCTTCTGATCAAGAAATGCGAACAATGGATAAAAACTCCTTGGTTCTTGAGAAAGAGCATATGCAAACCAATATTTCATTGCCACCATCTACTGATCAAGTTATGCAGCACTTCCAAACAGTTGAAACAG CTGTAGGTTCTTCATCTAATCCTGCAAAGGTAAAAAGAGTTCGAGGGAGGAACAAGTGTAAAGAAGTTGCATCACTTGAAGTCGGACAAAAGCTGAAAGTAACCTTTTACAATAATCGAACGGTTGGAACAAATAGCAAACTGTTTTCGAGGCACTTGGGAAGAATCGTTCGTGACCGTAATATGTGTCCTTTGGGAGTATCATCGTGGAATGATATTACGGAAGAAAAGTTGAATCACATGTGA
- the LOC108948637 gene encoding uncharacterized protein isoform X5 → MSATQGTGMIDKNFIVLEKEHMQIDIPLPPSTHQVKQYIQKVEASSIGMGREPTPRSLCSSLGISKNEVGIYPNQRTQTSSKSTRSNFTMSSDQEMRTMDKNSLVLEKEHMQTNISLPPSTDQVMQHFQTVETG, encoded by the exons ATGTCTGCTACTCAAGGAACAGGAATGATAGATAAAAATTTCATCGTTCTTGAGAAAGAGCATATGCAAATTGATATTCCATTGCCTCCATCTACCCACCAAGTTAAGCAATACATCCAAAAAGTTGAAGCAA GTTCTATAGGGATGGGACGGGAGCCAACGCCTAGATCTTTGTGCTCCTCTTTAGGGATTTCTAAAAATGAGGTGGGAATTTATCCTAATCAACGTACGCAAACTTCTTCTAAAAGTACAAGATCAAATTTTACTATGTCTTCTGATCAAGAAATGCGAACAATGGATAAAAACTCCTTGGTTCTTGAGAAAGAGCATATGCAAACCAATATTTCATTGCCACCATCTACTGATCAAGTTATGCAGCACTTCCAAACAGTTGAAACAG GATAA
- the LOC108948637 gene encoding uncharacterized protein isoform X2 — protein sequence MSATQGTGMIDKNFIVLEKEHMQIDIPLPPSTHQVKQYIQKVEASSIGMGREPTPRSLCSSLGISKNEVGIYPNQRTQTSSKSTRSNFTMSSDQEMRTMDKNSLVLEKEHMQTNISLPPSTDQVMQHFQTVETGSSSNPAKVKRVRGRNKCKEVASLEVGQKLKVTFYNNRTVGTNSKLFSRHLGRIVRDRNMCPLGVSSWNDITEEKLNHM from the exons ATGTCTGCTACTCAAGGAACAGGAATGATAGATAAAAATTTCATCGTTCTTGAGAAAGAGCATATGCAAATTGATATTCCATTGCCTCCATCTACCCACCAAGTTAAGCAATACATCCAAAAAGTTGAAGCAA GTTCTATAGGGATGGGACGGGAGCCAACGCCTAGATCTTTGTGCTCCTCTTTAGGGATTTCTAAAAATGAGGTGGGAATTTATCCTAATCAACGTACGCAAACTTCTTCTAAAAGTACAAGATCAAATTTTACTATGTCTTCTGATCAAGAAATGCGAACAATGGATAAAAACTCCTTGGTTCTTGAGAAAGAGCATATGCAAACCAATATTTCATTGCCACCATCTACTGATCAAGTTATGCAGCACTTCCAAACAGTTGAAACAG GTTCTTCATCTAATCCTGCAAAGGTAAAAAGAGTTCGAGGGAGGAACAAGTGTAAAGAAGTTGCATCACTTGAAGTCGGACAAAAGCTGAAAGTAACCTTTTACAATAATCGAACGGTTGGAACAAATAGCAAACTGTTTTCGAGGCACTTGGGAAGAATCGTTCGTGACCGTAATATGTGTCCTTTGGGAGTATCATCGTGGAATGATATTACGGAAGAAAAGTTGAATCACATGTGA
- the LOC108948637 gene encoding uncharacterized protein isoform X4 — protein MLHHIGSKPIREIIYQKGGKYGNPPDLATIFFETRKKDNKLVEPEAIEKYAQIEEIIQSDPSLPSIEIVEKCCGPQTLSHVFGFGGGVKAKDLKGGTSSKAKLLSALRSTREENKSLNEENKSLQEHLSTLEDDMKEMKKMKEFFAAQQSHVPLTTSPVSTE, from the exons ATGCTTCATCATATTGGTAGCAAGCCTATTCGAGAGATTATTTATCAAAAG GGCGGAAAATATGGCAATCCACCAGATTTGGCAACAATTTTCTTCGAGACCCGTAAGAAAGATAACAAGCTTGTTGAACCTGAAGCAATTGAAAAATAT GCTCAAATCGAAGAAATAATTCAATCAGATCCATCTCTACCTAGCATAGAGATTGTAGAAAAATGTTGTGGACCTCAAACTCTTAGCCACGTGTTTGGCTTTGGGGGTGGAGTAAAGGCGAAAGACTTGAAAGGTGGAACTTCTTCAAAGGCTAAATTACTGTCCGCGCTACGTTCAACTCGAGAAGAAAATAAATCTTTGAATGAGGAAAACAAATCCTTGCAGGAGCACTTGTCTACCTTAGAAGATGAcatgaaagaaatgaagaaaatgaaagAGTTCTTCGCTGCTCAACAATCACATGTCCCGCTTACGACATCGCCCGTTTCAACTGAATAA